In the Cellulomonas sp. C5510 genome, CGTGCGTGCTCGACATCGACGCGCCCAACGTCCCGAACTGGGCGTGGGCCGGCTACATCCAGCCGCTCGGGCTGCCCGACGACGAGTTCGACGGCCAGCTGCCCAGCACGATCGGCGAGGTCGACGGGGACGTGTACGCGTTCGGCCACTACGACGTCGCGCTGGCGTTCTTCACGCGGACGTCGGCGCTCGAGGCGGTCGGCGCCCGCGTGCCCACCCCCGAGGACCCGTGGACGCGCGACGAGCTGGAGACCGTGCTCGACGACCTCCAGGCGACGGGGCAGTACGACTACCCGCTGGACCTCGGCACCGGGGGCACCGGCGAGTGGATCACCTACGCGTACTCGCCGTTCCTGCAGTCCGCCGGCGGCGACCTCGTCGACCGGGACGGCTACACGACGGCCGACGGCGTGCTGAACGGCGACGCCGCGCTCGACTGGGCGGGCTGGATGCAGGGCCTCGTCGCGGACGGCCACATCGCCGCCCGCTCCGGCGAGGACGCCACGGCCGACTTCGTCAACGGGAAGTCCGCGATCCTCTACAGCGGCTCGTGGGCGTACGACACGGTCACCGACGCGTTCGGCGAGGACGCGGTCGTCATCCCGCCGGTCGACCTGGGCGAGGGCCCCACCATCGGCGGCGGCTCGTGGCAGTGGGCGATGAGCGCGCAGTGCGAGGACGTCGACGGCGCGCGCGCCTACCTCGAGTTCAGCCACCAGGCCGAGTACGTGCAGGCGCTCGCGGAGGCGACGGGCACCATCCCCGCCACCGACGAGGCGGCCGCGGCGATGACGGACTACGCCGCCGGCGGCGCCAAGGAGGTGTTCCGGACGTTCTCGCAGGACTACGCGGTGGTGCGGCCCGTGACGCCCGCGTACCCGTACATCACGTCGGTGTTCCAGAAGGCGACGCAGGACATCCTGTCCGGCGGCGACCCGGCGACGATCCTCGACAAGGCCGTCTCCGACATCGACAACGACATCGCGCAGAACGGCGACTACGCCTTCTGACGCCCCGCGGCCGGCGCCCGTCGCCCGGCACCCCGTCGTCCCGGACCGCCGGGGCGCCGGCCGCACCCCGTCGTCCCGCACCGTCCGCGCCCGCGTCCCCGGATGCCCCGACCCCGCGCCCGGCCTCCGCGCCGCCGCGGCCCACCCCGAAAGGTCCCGCCATGGCCCTCGCCACCGGAGCCGCGCGCCTCCGACCGCGGTCCACCGCGCGCCGCCCGTCCCGCGGCGGCGTGCGCACCAGCCGCGGGCACGAGGCGCGCACCGCAGCCTGGATGGTGGCGCCCGCCGCCACCCTGCTGGTGGTGTTCCTCGTCGTCCCCGTGGTGCTCGCGTTCGTCCTCGCGTTCACCAACGCCCGCCTGATCTCCCCGCGGCCCGCGTCGTTCGTCGGGCTGCACAACTTCACGACCCTCTGGGGCGACCCGGTGTTCTGGGCCTCGCTGCGCAACACCGTGGTGTTCGCCGCGGTGGTGGTGCCCGTGCAGGCCGGACTGGCCCTGGTGCTCGCGCTGCTGGTCAACGCGAAGGTCCGCGGCACGAACATCTTCCGGACGCTGTACTTCGTGCCCGTCGTGACGTCGATGGTCGTGGTGTCGCTGCTGTGGCGGTTCCTGTACCAGGAGGACGGGCTGCTCAACGCGATGATCGCGGTGGTCCACCCGTCGTACCAGCCGATCGACTGGCTCAACGACACGCGCACCGCGCTGCCCGCGATCATCCTCATGTCCATCTGGCAGGCCGTCGGCTTCCACATGATCATCTGGCTGTCCGGCCTGCAGACCATCCCCGGCGAGCTCTACGAGGCCGGTGACCTGGACGGCGCCACGGGCTGGAAGCGGTTCCGGTACATCACGTGGCCGTGCCTCGCGGCGACCCGGACGTTCATCCTCATCACCATCACGATCGCCGCGCTGAGCCTGTTCACGCAGATCAACGTGATGACCCAGGGCGGGCCGCTGGACTCCACGACGACGGTCGTCTACATGGCCGTGCGCACCGGCTACCAGCAGCTCGCGACGGGCTACGCCTCCGCGATCTCCCTCGTCTTCTTCGTGCTGGTGCTCGTCGTGTCGGGCGTCCAGCGCTTCCTCACCCGGGACAAGGACTGACATGGCCACCGTCACGCCCCCGCACGCCGGCCCGTCGCCGTCGCCCACCGCCGACGACCGCGCAGCGACCGCCCCGCACGCAGCGCCGACCGCCCGCACGGGCCGGCAGGCCGGCCGCCGCCGCGCCGCCTGGCTCACGCAGACCGGGCGGGTGCTGCTCGGCCTGGTGTTCGTCGGGCCGCTGCTGTTCCTGTTCGTGTCGTCGCTGAAGCCCGACCTGCAGATCTTCAAGGACCTCGGGTCGTGGCGGGCGTTCCTGCCCGTCGGGGACATCTCCCTGGACAACTACACGGCGGTGTTCGACCGGGTGCCGTTCGCCCGGTTGCTGCTCAACTCGATCGGCATCTCCGCGGTCACCGTGGCGCTCGGGCTCGTCATCAACTCCCTCGCGGCGTTCGGGCTGGCCCGGCTGCGGTGGCGCGGCAAGCAGCTCGTGCTGACGGCGATCATCGCGACGCTGATCGTGCCGTTCGAGACCCTGGCGCTGCCGCTGGTGTGGTGGGTGAACAAGCTGCCGAACCTGCGTGCGGAGGGCTTCCACCTGGAGCTGACCCAGGGGTGGCTCGACACCTACCAGGTGCAGGTGGTCCCGTTCCTCGCCAACGCGTTCTCGATCTACCTCTTCTACCAGTACTTCACGTCCATCCCGACGGAGCTCGACGAGGCGGCGCGGATGGACGGCGCCGGGTGGTTCCGCATCTACCGCCGCGTGGTGATGCCCCTGTCCGGTCCTGCCATCGCGACCGTCGCGATCCTGACGTTCCTGCCCGCCTGGAACTCCTACCTGTGGCCCCTGATGGTCGTGCAGTCCGAGGAGCTGCGTCCCGTGATGATCGGCATCCAGTACTTCTTCCAGCTCAACGTGTCGTGGGGCCAGATCATGGCGTACGCGTCGATGATCACCCTGCCGGTCCTGGCGCTGTTCCTGGCGTTCCAGAAGGCGTTCATCGGGTCCATCGCGTCCTCGGGGGTGAAGGGCTGACATGACTCTTCCCGCATCCTCCGGCGCCACCGTCGCCGACGCGCCGCCCGCCCCGACCCCGCACCTGCGCCCCGCGTGGCACTTCACGACCGCCGACCGGTGGCTCAACGACCCGAACGGTCTGGTCCACGCCGACGGCGTCTACCACCTGTTCTTCCAGACCAACCCGCACGGCACGACGTGGGGTGACATCTCCTGGGGCCACGCGACGTCGACGGACCTCGTGCACTGGACCGAGCACCCGACCGCGATCCCCGCGCGGGACGGCGAGCTGGTGTTCTCCGGCTCCGCGGTGGTCGACCACGACGGCACCGCGGGCTTCGGCCCGGGCGCGCTGGTCGCCGTGTGGACCGCGGCCCGGCCGGGCAACCAGTCGCAGGCGCTCGCCTGGTCGGCGGACGGCGGGCGGACGTTCACCCGGTTCGACGGCAACCCGGTGCTCGACATCGGGTCGGCGGAGTTCCGCGACCCGTACGTGCTGCGGTACGGCGCCCACTGGGTCATGGCCGTGGTGGAGGCCGACCGGCAGCGCGTCGCGCTCTACACCTCGCCCGACCTGCGGGGCTGGACGTTCGCCTCGCACGTCGGTCCTGTCGGCGCGGTCGGCGGCGTCTGGGAGTGCCCGGCGCTGCTCGAGGTCCCGGTCGCGGACGGCGCGCCCGGCGAGCGGGCCTGGGTGCTGCTGCTGTCGCTCAACCCCGGGGGGCCGACCGGCGGCTCCGGCATGCAGTACCTGGTCGGCGACTTCGACGGGACGACGTTCACGCCGGCGCCCCTGCGGGACGGCGAGCCGCGGTGGCTCGACCACGGCCACGACTACTACGCCGCGGTGGCATGGAGCGACGCGCCGGACCGCCGGGCGCTGACCATCGGGTGGGCCTCGTCGTGGCAGTACGCCGCGCAGGTCCCGACGGCGCCGTGGCGGTCGGCGATGTCGCTGGCCCGCGAGCTCCGGCTGGTGCGCGGCGCGGACGGCGCGCTCGTGCTGGCGCAGCGCCCGGTGCTGCCCGCCGGTGCGCCGGTGCACGCCGTCGGTCCCGGGCCCGGCGCGGTCGCGCTGGACGGGCCGGCGGTGGTCGACGTGGTGCTGCCGCGCGGCGCCCGCCTGGCGGTGCGGGACGAGACCGGGGCCGCGGTCCTGACGGTCGCGTCCGACGCCGAGGGTCTCGTCGTGACGCGGCCGGCGCCGGCCGCCGGGCTCGACCCGCACTTCACCGTCCCGGCCGTGGCGCCGCTGCCCGGTGACGACCCGGTCGCGCTGCGCGCGGTGGTGGACGGCGGCGTCGTGGAGGTGTTCACCACCGACGGGCTCGTCACGTTCTGCGAGCTGGTGCTGCCGGGGGCACCGCTCGCGGAGGTCGTGGTCGAGCACTGACGGGGTCCCCGGGCCGGTCACCGGGCGCCCTGCCGCCGCCGGACCGTGCCGGGGCCGCGACGAGGGCCGCCCCGGCGACGACGGCGGCGGACGCGAGGAACGTCGCGCGGTAGCCCCACCCGTCGACGAGCGCACCGGCGAGCGCCGAGCCGGCGCCCTGGCCGAGCACGAGGACGACGAAGAGCATCGACGTCCCGCGCGGCGTGGATCGCCGTCGGCGGCGGAGGTGCGGCGGTCATCGGCACCGCCCGCCTGCTCACCGCCGCCGGACCGCGCACCGCGTGGGGGGTCACGGTGCTCGCGGTCGCCGCCGCCACGGCCGGGTTCGCCCTCGTCCCGGGCGCGACAGCACCGGCCCTCGCCGCCGCCGCGGTGTTCGGCTGGGGCTACACCGAGCCCGCTCGGCCGCCGTCGAGGTTGCAGCAGATGCGGGGTTCCGGCCCGCGAAGCCCGCAGCTACGGCAATCTCGACGGTTCCGCGCCCGTGCGGGGCTCAGGCCTGGAACAGCTCCTCGAGCCGGGTGGCGCGGCCGGCGACGAAGTCCGCCGAGGACCGCAGCCCGTCGACCGCGCGCGCCGTGGCCGCGGCGGCCTCCGCGACGGTGCCGACGTCCCGGCTCATCCCGTCGGCCACCGCCGACTGCTCCTGGACGGCGGCGGCGATGCCGGCCTGCCGCTCCCGGACGTCCTCGATCTGCGTGACGATCTCGCCGATCGCCTGGGTGGCGTGCGCGGTCGTCTCGGTGATCGCGTCGACCATGCCGGTGATCTCGTCGGTGGCCTCGTGGGTGCGGTCGGCGAGGGACTTCACCTCCCCGGCCACCACCGCGAAGCCGCGGCCCGACTCGCCGGCGCGTGCGGCCTCGATGGTGGCGTTGAGCGCCAGCAGGTGGGTCTGCTCGGCGATGGAGGTGATGAGGCGGCTCACCGTGCCGATCCGCTCGACCACCTCGGTGAGCGCCGCGAGCCGATCGCTGGCGGTGGACGCGGACTCGACCGCCCGGGCCGTCCCGGCGGACGCGGCGGTCGAGCCCGACGCGATCTCGTGGATGCTCGCGGACATCTGCTCCGACGCGGCGGCCGCCGACGCGGCGCGGTCGGACACCCCGTCGGCGTCGTCGGCGAGGCGCTGGGCGAGCGCGGTCAGCGTCGACGCCGACCCGGTGAGCTCGTCGGCGACCTCGACGGTGGTGCGCTGCTGCACGTGCTGGGCGGTGACGTCGTCCCAGACCCCGACGAACCCCTCGGGCAGGCGGTCGAGGACGACGCGCAGCTCCACGGAACCCGACCCGACGGGCACCGAGGTGATGGTGGTGACGGGGAGCTGCCGGCAGTCGCGGATGGTCTCGGCGAGCCGGACGCGCAGCGCCTCCATGACGTGCTTGCCGTGCTGCGCGACGATCCGCTGCGCGAGCGCGTCACCGGCGCGGTTGCGCTGCACGATCGTGCCACCGGCGTCGGCGACGATCAGCGGCGCCGGCAGGGCGTCGAGCACGGCCTGCGCGCCGATCCGGGCGACGAGGGGGGCGACGCCGTCGGCGGCGGCCTGACGACGGGACACGCGCATGACCTTCTCCTCTGCGAGCGGGGTTCCTGCTGCATCGACCGCAGCCGGGGTGCGCTGACGGGTTCGCGCCGGTCGGGCGGCGGAACGGGACCTCCGTCCTGCTGCACCCGGGTGGTCGGCGCCCGCGTCCGGGTGGACGGGCCCGGCGGGCGGGTGAACGGCGGGCCCGGCGCCGGCCGGCCGGGGAAGGACCTCCGGGGCCGGGCGCGGTCCGGACGGGCCGCTGCGGCGCGCGTCAGGGCGCGGGGATCTCGCCCGAGCCGCGGGGGATCAGGGTCGTGCGCAGCCGCACGCCCTCGAGCACGGCGTCCGGCCGGGCGAGCTGGTCCAGCAGCAGGCGTGCGGCGCTGCGCCCGACCGCCACGGGGTCCTGCGCGACGACGGTCAGCCCTGGTTCGACGAGGTCGGCGAGCTCGACGTCGTCGAACCCGACCAGGGCGACGCGGTGCTGGACGCCGGCGCGGTGCAGGGCGCGGACGGCGCCGACCGTGGTGCCGTCGCGGCCGGTGACGACCGCGGTCGGGGGGTCGGGCAGGGCGAGCAGCTCGAGCACGGCGGCGGCAGCAGCCTCCGGGGTCTCGACGTCGGTGCGCACGATCGCGGGGTCGGCCTCGAGGCCGTGCTCCCGCAGCCCGTCGAGGAACCCGGCGTGCCGCTCGCGCATGGTGGCGGACCGCAGGTCGGTGACGTACGCGATGCGCCGGTGCCCGTGGCCCACGAGGTGGGACACGGCCTGGTGCGTGCCCCCGCGGCCGTCGGACAGCACGGCGGGGGCGGCGATCCCGTCCGCGGGCCGGTCGACGAGCACGACGGGGATGCCCTGGCGGCGTGCGACCGCGAGGTACGACTGGTCGCCGGGCGGCGGGGCGACGACCAGGCCGTCGACCTGCCGGGACCGGAGCTCCTGCACCAGGTCGGCCATCCGCTGCGGGTCCTCGTCGGTGCTGGCGGCGAGCACGAGCGACCCGCGCTCCCGCACGGCGTCCTCGATCTCGCGGTGGAGCTGGGCCTGGAACGGGTTGGCGACGTTCTCGATGACCAGGCCGACGGTCCACGTGGGGCCGCCGCGGCGCCGGAGGGTCGAGGCCGCGTGGTTGCGGGTGTAGCCGAGCGCGGCGACCGCCTGCTGGACCCGCGCGGCCGCCTCGGCTCCGACGTTGCCGGTGCCGTTCACGACACGCGACGCCGTCATGGGGCTCACGCCGGCCAGGCGTGCCACGTCCTTGATCGTCGTCACCGGTGCGCTCCCTCGCTGGTCGGAGGTCACGTTACCAAACCGCAACGTGCCGTGGGCGATGCTGCTGCTAGACGCCTTGAAGATGGCGAGGTAGCGTTACCACCGCTGCAACCCGGGTCACGGCGGGCGGTGGCACGGCACACAGTCAGCGACGACGTGGGAGGAAGCTGTGACACGAACGAGGCTCCGGGTGGCCGGCGCAGCCGTGGCGGTCCTGGCGGGCGGCGCGCTCGCCGCCTGCGGCGGGGGATCGGGCGGCGACGACTCGACCTTCACGATCCTGCAGTACGAGACGACGTCCACCGCGCAGTACAAGGGGTGGCAGCTCGCGCTCGAGATGTTCCGGGAGGCGCACCCCGACGTCGACGTCGAGTTCGCCTCCACGAGCTTCGACTCGATCCGCTCCAACGCGAAGATCCTGCTCACCGGGGACGACGTGCCCGACGTGATGCAGTTCAACACCGGCAACGCCGACGGTGGGCAGCTCGCCGCCCAGGGTCTGCTGGACCCGCTCACCGACGTGGTCGAGGAGAACGGCTGGGACGACACCATCACGGGGTCCGTCGCGGCGCTCGCGAAGTACGACGAGAACGGCCACGCCGGCTCCGGCGACTGGTACGGCGTGCCGAACATCGCGTCGTTCTTCACCTTCTACTACAACGCGGACCTGCTGGCGGAGCACGGGTTCGACGCCCCGCCGCAGACCATGGCCGAGCTCGAGGGCATGTTCGACGCGTTCCTCGAGGACGGTGTCACGCCCGTCTCGAGCAACGCCGGCGAGCACGCCGTGCTCCAGACCTGGTGGCAGCTCATCTCGGGCGACGCCGACCGGCAGGAGATCGACGACTTCATCTTCCTGCAGGGCGAGCCCGACGTGACGTCCGGCGCGTTCGCGTCCGGCACCGAGCGGCTCCAGGAGTGGATCGACAAGGGCTACCTGGGCACCCAGCTCGCGGGCATCAAGGCCGACGAGATGGAGCGGGCGTTCATCGCCGGCGAGTTCCCCTTCATGGCCAACGGCACCTGGTCGTTCTCCCGGGTCGCCGAGGAGGCCGACTTCGAGTGGGGCACGTTCACGTTCCCGGAGGCGGCTCTCAACGCCGGCGCGTCCGGCCACCTGTGGGGCGTCCCGGCGAGCTCGACGCACAAGGACCTCGCGTACGACTGGATCGCCACGACCCTGTCCCCCGAGGTGCAGAACGAGATCGCCGCGCAGGGCGGCATCCCCGTCGCCGGTGACACCGCCGCGATCGAGGACCCCCGCATGCGGGACATGAACGAGCAGTTCGACGCCATCAAGGCCGAGGACGCCCTGTCGTTCTACCCGGACTACCCGGTGCCCGGCCTGCTCGACTTCCAGATGAGCGGCCTGCAGGGCATGACGAACGGGTCGACGGACGCCGCGGGCTTCCTGGCCGGGCTCCAGGACTTCTACGACTCCGGCAAGGACTCCTGACCCGCCCGCGCCACCCCAGGCGCACGGCCCGGGCCGGCACCCCCGCCGGCCCGGGCCCCCCACTCCGGGAGACACGCATGACAGCCACCACCCCGCCGCGCGCGCGGCCCCGCCCCGCACCGGCGCACCGGCCGCGGCGACCCGTCAGCTACTGGGCCTACCTGCTGCCGATGGGCGTCGGGTTCGGCCTGATCGTCCTCGTCCCGTTCGCGGTGAACGTCTGGTACAGCTTCTTCAGCTGGAAGGGTGGCGCGGCGCCCCGCACCTGGGTCGGGCTCGAGAACTACCGCGAGCTGCTGCAGGACGACGTGTTCTGGCGCTCGTTCGGCAACACCCTGTACCTCATCGGCGCCGTCGCCGTCGTGCCCACCGTGATCGGCCTGGTGCTCGCGGCGCTGCTGTTCGACCACATCGGCCGCAGCTTCGGGGCTCGGGCGGCGTCCGTGCTGCGGGCCGCCTACTACCTGCCGCAGATCCTGCCCATCGCCGTGGCCGGCGTGCTGTGGAGCTGGATCCTCGAGACCCGCGACGGCGCGCTCAACTCGGTGCTGCGCTCGCTGGGCGTCACGACGCTCCCGGACTGGCTCGGGGACCCCGGCATCGCGCTGTGGTCGATCATGCTCATGCTGGTCTGGCTGCAGATCGGCTACCCGGTGGTCGTGCTGATGTCGGCGCTGCAGCGCGTCGACCCCGAGCTGTACGAGGCGGCGGAGCTCGACGGCGCCGGCTGGTGGCGCCGGTTCCGCGCGATCACCGTGCCGCACATCCGCACGGACATCTACGTGGTGGTGCTCACCGCCACGATCGGCGCGATGAAGCTGTTCGCCCCCGTGCTCATCCTCACCAAGGGCGGCCCGGAGAGCTCGACCTACGTGCCGTCGTTCTTCTCCTACCGGAACTTCTTCGAGCTGTCCCGCGTCGGCTACGGCGCCGCGTCCGCGACGGTGCTGGCCGTGGTGATCGGCCTCGTCGCGGGGGGCCTCATCTTCTGGCAGGCGCGATCCGTGGAGGCCGACCGATGACGACGACCACCGCCGCCGCCCCGGTGCGCCGGCCCGACCCCGCCCAGCGCCGGAACGGGCGCCGCCGCCGGTCCCGCGACCGCCGGCTGTCCGTCGCCCTGCTCGGGCAGCGCTGGCTGGTGCTGCTGCTCGCCGTGGTCGTCGGCGTCGGGATGCTGCTGCCGTTCTACCTGCTGGTCACGAACGCGTTCAAGAGCGGCGCGGACTACTCGCGCCGCGGCCCCCTGGCGCTGCCGGCGGAGTGGACGCTGTCGGCGTTCGAGCGGTACCTGTCGAGCGTCGACTACCCGCAGCTGCTCGCGAACTCGGTGCTCATCGCGGGCGTGGTGGCGGTCGGCGGGGTCGTCCTCGCCATGCTGAGCGCGTACGCCCTGGGCATCGGGCGGGTGCGCGGCCGGACGTGGGTGGTGTTCGTCCTGCTGCTCGCGACGATCCTGCCGCAGGAGGCCCTGATCTACCCGCTGTTCTCGGGCGCGCAGGCGGTCGGGCTGCAGAACTCGGTGTGGTCGGTGGTCATCATCTTCGTGGTGCTCCAGGCGGCCTTCGGCACGTACCTGCTGAGCTCGGTGCTCGGCACGTTCCCGCACGAGATGCTCGAGGCCGCCCGCGTCGACGGCGCCAACCGCTGGGTGCTGCTGACCCGCATCGTCACGCCGATCATGCGGCCCACGATGTCGGTGCTGCTGGTGTTCTTCTTCGTCTGGACGTGGAACGAGTTCTTCATCCCGATGATCATGCTCATCACGCCGAAGGCGCAGACCATCCCGATCGCGCTGGCCGCCCTCAAGGGCCAGAACACCCTCGACGTCACCCAGCTCGCGGCGGCGTCGCTGCTGTCGCTGCTGCCGACCCTCGTCTTCTTCTTCCTGTTCCAGCGGACCCTCACCCGCGGCGTGACCGCCGGGGCCGTGAAGTGACCGCGCCCGTCCCGACCCCGATCCCCAGGAGCTCCACCGTGCCGCTCGCCACGCCCGCCTACGCCGTCCTCGACGGGACCCGGACCCGCTCGCTGAGCGCCGAGAACCCCACGGGCGCCGCCGGTGCCGGCGGGTCGGCCGCGTCGGCGCTCGGCCCGGGGCGCAAGGGCCGGCCGTGCGTGCCGGTGCCGGCCGGCGAGGCGCTGACCATCGCGGACATCGAGGGGCCCGGCGTCATCCGCCACCTGTGGTTCACGCTGCCGCGCGACACGGAGGCCGGGCCGTACGTGCTGCGGGACCTCGTGCTCCGCATGACGTGGGACGACGCGGAGGAGCCGGCGGTCGAGGTGCCGTTCGGGGACTTCTTCTGCAGCGGGTTCGCCACCGCGTCCGTCATGACGTCCGAGGCCGTGGTCGTCGCGCCGAACGGCGGGTTCAACTGCTACCTCCCGATGCCCTTCCGGCGGCGGGCGCGCATCGAGCTCGTCAACCAGCACGCCGGGGACATCCCCTACGTGTTCTACGAGGTGTCGTACTCGCTGGACGACGACCTGGGCGACGACGTCGGCTACCTGCACGCCGCGTGGCGCCGCTCCGACCCCGCCGCGCCGCGGGGCACCGACCACGTCGTGCTCGACGGGGTGACCGGCCGCGGCGCGTACGTCGGCACCTACATCGGCGTCACCGCCCTGGAGCGGTTCTGGTGGGGCGAGGGCGAGATGAAGTTCTTCGTCGACGACGACACCGACCTGCCGACCATCTGCGGCACCGGCGTCGAGGACTACGTCGGCGGCGCGTGGGCGTTCCAGGACCACCTCGGCGCGGTCCCCGTGCCGCGCGCGCAGACCTTCAGCTCGGCGTACCTCGGCTACCACCAGCGGATCGTCGAGGACGGCACGGCGCACTCGCCGTACGACACGACGATGCCGCCGAGCCACGGCATGTACCGCTGGCACCTGCCCGACCCGATCCGGTTCGCGACCGGGCTGCGCGTCACGCTGCAGCAGATCGGCGACCGCGGCGGCCGCCTGTTCGAGCGGGCGGACGACGTCTGCACGACGGCGTACTGGTACCAGGACACGCCGGGCGGCGCCCGCGAGCCGCTGCCGCCGGCACCGCTGCGCGAGCCGCGCTGAGGCACGGCGGTCACCGACCCGCGCCGGACGCGG is a window encoding:
- a CDS encoding ABC transporter substrate-binding protein, translated to MSRHTVRRLAAASVAACSLVALTACSSGSSGGSDGPTTIALWTHNGGNDAELAVNQQIVDDFNASQSDYRVELEAFPQASYNDAVVAAASARKLPCVLDIDAPNVPNWAWAGYIQPLGLPDDEFDGQLPSTIGEVDGDVYAFGHYDVALAFFTRTSALEAVGARVPTPEDPWTRDELETVLDDLQATGQYDYPLDLGTGGTGEWITYAYSPFLQSAGGDLVDRDGYTTADGVLNGDAALDWAGWMQGLVADGHIAARSGEDATADFVNGKSAILYSGSWAYDTVTDAFGEDAVVIPPVDLGEGPTIGGGSWQWAMSAQCEDVDGARAYLEFSHQAEYVQALAEATGTIPATDEAAAAMTDYAAGGAKEVFRTFSQDYAVVRPVTPAYPYITSVFQKATQDILSGGDPATILDKAVSDIDNDIAQNGDYAF
- a CDS encoding carbohydrate ABC transporter permease, coding for MALATGAARLRPRSTARRPSRGGVRTSRGHEARTAAWMVAPAATLLVVFLVVPVVLAFVLAFTNARLISPRPASFVGLHNFTTLWGDPVFWASLRNTVVFAAVVVPVQAGLALVLALLVNAKVRGTNIFRTLYFVPVVTSMVVVSLLWRFLYQEDGLLNAMIAVVHPSYQPIDWLNDTRTALPAIILMSIWQAVGFHMIIWLSGLQTIPGELYEAGDLDGATGWKRFRYITWPCLAATRTFILITITIAALSLFTQINVMTQGGPLDSTTTVVYMAVRTGYQQLATGYASAISLVFFVLVLVVSGVQRFLTRDKD
- a CDS encoding carbohydrate ABC transporter permease, giving the protein MATVTPPHAGPSPSPTADDRAATAPHAAPTARTGRQAGRRRAAWLTQTGRVLLGLVFVGPLLFLFVSSLKPDLQIFKDLGSWRAFLPVGDISLDNYTAVFDRVPFARLLLNSIGISAVTVALGLVINSLAAFGLARLRWRGKQLVLTAIIATLIVPFETLALPLVWWVNKLPNLRAEGFHLELTQGWLDTYQVQVVPFLANAFSIYLFYQYFTSIPTELDEAARMDGAGWFRIYRRVVMPLSGPAIATVAILTFLPAWNSYLWPLMVVQSEELRPVMIGIQYFFQLNVSWGQIMAYASMITLPVLALFLAFQKAFIGSIASSGVKG
- a CDS encoding glycoside hydrolase family 32 protein — translated: MTLPASSGATVADAPPAPTPHLRPAWHFTTADRWLNDPNGLVHADGVYHLFFQTNPHGTTWGDISWGHATSTDLVHWTEHPTAIPARDGELVFSGSAVVDHDGTAGFGPGALVAVWTAARPGNQSQALAWSADGGRTFTRFDGNPVLDIGSAEFRDPYVLRYGAHWVMAVVEADRQRVALYTSPDLRGWTFASHVGPVGAVGGVWECPALLEVPVADGAPGERAWVLLLSLNPGGPTGGSGMQYLVGDFDGTTFTPAPLRDGEPRWLDHGHDYYAAVAWSDAPDRRALTIGWASSWQYAAQVPTAPWRSAMSLARELRLVRGADGALVLAQRPVLPAGAPVHAVGPGPGAVALDGPAVVDVVLPRGARLAVRDETGAAVLTVASDAEGLVVTRPAPAAGLDPHFTVPAVAPLPGDDPVALRAVVDGGVVEVFTTDGLVTFCELVLPGAPLAEVVVEH
- a CDS encoding methyl-accepting chemotaxis protein encodes the protein MSRRQAAADGVAPLVARIGAQAVLDALPAPLIVADAGGTIVQRNRAGDALAQRIVAQHGKHVMEALRVRLAETIRDCRQLPVTTITSVPVGSGSVELRVVLDRLPEGFVGVWDDVTAQHVQQRTTVEVADELTGSASTLTALAQRLADDADGVSDRAASAAAASEQMSASIHEIASGSTAASAGTARAVESASTASDRLAALTEVVERIGTVSRLITSIAEQTHLLALNATIEAARAGESGRGFAVVAGEVKSLADRTHEATDEITGMVDAITETTAHATQAIGEIVTQIEDVRERQAGIAAAVQEQSAVADGMSRDVGTVAEAAAATARAVDGLRSSADFVAGRATRLEELFQA
- a CDS encoding LacI family DNA-binding transcriptional regulator, whose amino-acid sequence is MTTIKDVARLAGVSPMTASRVVNGTGNVGAEAAARVQQAVAALGYTRNHAASTLRRRGGPTWTVGLVIENVANPFQAQLHREIEDAVRERGSLVLAASTDEDPQRMADLVQELRSRQVDGLVVAPPPGDQSYLAVARRQGIPVVLVDRPADGIAAPAVLSDGRGGTHQAVSHLVGHGHRRIAYVTDLRSATMRERHAGFLDGLREHGLEADPAIVRTDVETPEAAAAAVLELLALPDPPTAVVTGRDGTTVGAVRALHRAGVQHRVALVGFDDVELADLVEPGLTVVAQDPVAVGRSAARLLLDQLARPDAVLEGVRLRTTLIPRGSGEIPAP
- a CDS encoding ABC transporter substrate-binding protein, which encodes MAGAAVAVLAGGALAACGGGSGGDDSTFTILQYETTSTAQYKGWQLALEMFREAHPDVDVEFASTSFDSIRSNAKILLTGDDVPDVMQFNTGNADGGQLAAQGLLDPLTDVVEENGWDDTITGSVAALAKYDENGHAGSGDWYGVPNIASFFTFYYNADLLAEHGFDAPPQTMAELEGMFDAFLEDGVTPVSSNAGEHAVLQTWWQLISGDADRQEIDDFIFLQGEPDVTSGAFASGTERLQEWIDKGYLGTQLAGIKADEMERAFIAGEFPFMANGTWSFSRVAEEADFEWGTFTFPEAALNAGASGHLWGVPASSTHKDLAYDWIATTLSPEVQNEIAAQGGIPVAGDTAAIEDPRMRDMNEQFDAIKAEDALSFYPDYPVPGLLDFQMSGLQGMTNGSTDAAGFLAGLQDFYDSGKDS
- a CDS encoding carbohydrate ABC transporter permease — protein: MTATTPPRARPRPAPAHRPRRPVSYWAYLLPMGVGFGLIVLVPFAVNVWYSFFSWKGGAAPRTWVGLENYRELLQDDVFWRSFGNTLYLIGAVAVVPTVIGLVLAALLFDHIGRSFGARAASVLRAAYYLPQILPIAVAGVLWSWILETRDGALNSVLRSLGVTTLPDWLGDPGIALWSIMLMLVWLQIGYPVVVLMSALQRVDPELYEAAELDGAGWWRRFRAITVPHIRTDIYVVVLTATIGAMKLFAPVLILTKGGPESSTYVPSFFSYRNFFELSRVGYGAASATVLAVVIGLVAGGLIFWQARSVEADR
- a CDS encoding carbohydrate ABC transporter permease, with amino-acid sequence MTTTTAAAPVRRPDPAQRRNGRRRRSRDRRLSVALLGQRWLVLLLAVVVGVGMLLPFYLLVTNAFKSGADYSRRGPLALPAEWTLSAFERYLSSVDYPQLLANSVLIAGVVAVGGVVLAMLSAYALGIGRVRGRTWVVFVLLLATILPQEALIYPLFSGAQAVGLQNSVWSVVIIFVVLQAAFGTYLLSSVLGTFPHEMLEAARVDGANRWVLLTRIVTPIMRPTMSVLLVFFFVWTWNEFFIPMIMLITPKAQTIPIALAALKGQNTLDVTQLAAASLLSLLPTLVFFFLFQRTLTRGVTAGAVK